In a genomic window of Telopea speciosissima isolate NSW1024214 ecotype Mountain lineage chromosome 5, Tspe_v1, whole genome shotgun sequence:
- the LOC122661711 gene encoding egg cell-secreted protein 1.2-like has translation MVLDKLQDLAPRLENGGGGGSMVECWNALLELQSCNNEIILFFLNGEAYLGFNCCRVITHQCWPSMHTYLGFTAEEDNILYGY, from the exons ATGGTTCTCGATAAGTTG CAAGACCTCGCACCTCGGCTTGAGAATGGAGGAGGTGGTGGAAGCATGGTGGAATGTTGGAATGCACTTCTAGAGCTGCAATCATGCAACAATGAGatcatcctcttcttcctcaatgGTGAGGCTTACCTGGGCTTCAACTGCTGCCGTGTCATCACCCACCAGTGCTGGCCCTCTATGCATACTTATCTGGGTTTCACCGCCGAGGAGGACAACATTCTCTATGGCTACTGA
- the LOC122661103 gene encoding auxin-responsive protein SAUR50-like, producing the protein MALRKSNKLPQTAVIKQILKRCSSLGKKQGYDEQGLPVDVPKGHFAVYVGEKRSRFIVPISLLTHPEFQNLLQRAEEEFGFHHDMGLTIPCEEVVFRSLTSMLS; encoded by the coding sequence ATGGCTCTCAGGAAATCAAACAAGTTACCTCAAACAGCAGTTATCAAGCAGATTCTCAAGAGATGCTCAAGTTTAGGAAAAAAACAAGGATACGATGAGCAAGGCCTACCAGTTGACGTACCTAAAGGCCATTTCGCAGTCTATGttggagagaagagaagcagaTTCATTGTTCCAATCTCCTTGTTAACTCACCCTGAGTTCCAAAATCTTCTTCAAAGAGCAGAAGAGGAGTTTGGCTTTCATCATGACATGGGTCTCACCATTCCTTGTGAAGAAGTAGTCTTCCGTTCTCTAACATCTATGCTCagctga